In Triticum aestivum cultivar Chinese Spring chromosome 5B, IWGSC CS RefSeq v2.1, whole genome shotgun sequence, the following proteins share a genomic window:
- the LOC123112284 gene encoding uncharacterized protein, with product MLNVKTEPATAMDAVGEPETEEHEQKVNRYQAELAARIKAKYFSNKASDGGKIFEEETIVEGETIHSSRWPCTSSYANPANFLREKNNHERRDSPSAADSSAKNDSPSVVAEASPKSNAGVPATENNLTPAKRQVSKET from the exons ATGCTCAACGTCAAGACCGAACCTGCAACTGCAATGGATGCAGTGGG TGAACCGGAAACTGAGGAGCATGAACAGAAGGTAAACAGATACCAAGCTGAACTTGCAGCACGCATTAAGGCCAAATACTTCTCTAATAAGGCTTCTGACGGAG GAAAAatctttgaagaagaaactattgtTGAAGGCGAAACCATCCATTCAAGCAG GTGGCCATGCACAAGTTCGTATGCGAACCCGGCAAATTTTCTCCGAGAGAAGAACAACCATGAAAGGAGGGATTCTCCATCAGCAGCAGATTCCTCTGCGAAGAACGATTCTCCATCTGTGGTAGCTGAAGCCTCGCCAAAAAGTAATGCAGGTGTTCCGGCAACAGAAAACAATCTAACACCTGCCAAGAGACAGGTATCCAAGGAGACCTGA